Within Topomyia yanbarensis strain Yona2022 chromosome 2, ASM3024719v1, whole genome shotgun sequence, the genomic segment ggaatcagaatatattggcttaaatggcccgtatgtagtcggggatttgtgcatATTTCTAATGTgcgtcgtttggcataacggacatttggcagaACTATTTTTATCTCCAGGACAACGTTCATTTAACATAATTTCTTATTTGCGGAAAGTGAGGGTCATTTGGCATAGCGAACTTTTGGTTTAATTTTCAGAAGTTGTCACACTAAAGGTTATTTGACATATATTATCATCTTCAAGAAAGATCATTCGGCATAATTTTGAGCCGTGCTCATGCCAagggaaattattttttcattcaggaaaatttaaaaaaaaattaatcatgCTAATGATTGGCCGTTTGGCACAGCTTTCTATAATATTGCCCCAAAAACCATCCCCAAGAAAACGAAAGGCCAAAACTTTTCCCCCAGATATGCATTTCAGAGAATGTACCAGAAAACCAAAATCCAGAAATATgcaataatttcgattttaattacaaattcaaaaaaaaactcgcATCAACCGCTATATTTAAGAATACCGGGCAGACAAGAAGTTCACAaatttatttacaagatttatttgcgtaaaaaatcaaagaactgctcatgttagAAAGAAGCAATCAATCCCTatgtagaatagaatagattcAATAATTTATAAGTAACTGAGAGTCTCCGTTAGGCGTTCTCAAAAACACACCCGTTCTTTGAGTTATTTTGAGCCAATGAATTACAAGaatttttttagtaaaaaaagaaacataaAGCCAAGCACAGGACATTTGCCCTGGTAGGACGATTACTGTTTATAAAAGCAACAATCATACCGTCATATACTAAAAACGTCATAACAACGATTTGAATCCGATCGATGTGGAAGAAATTTCGTATCGAAATGCGTTTTGAAATTTCGGCTTCTAAAAAGTTTGCCTTTTGAAATTTAGCTTTCCAGAAAGTTTGTCTTATGAAATTCGGCCTTGTGAAAAGTTTGCCTTTTATAATTTCGCCTTTTGATTTTTCGGCCTTCTAGATTCGTCCTTATGAAAATTGGGCCTTTTGATTTTCAGCCTTACGATCTCGACCCTGCAAAACCATATCCAGCTGGGTTCTGCgaaaaaaatgaacattaaATTGACATTGTAGTTTTAAGCctgtttaatttaaaaaaaatgctatgGACGACCTAGTTGACCTATATTAATGAACTAACCATTAATCAAAATGTAAGACACCGATTGTTCGTGATTCTTTACATTCTGAAAAAAAtgctattttgtttatttttttaacaattgtttataacaaaattaaataaaaagatATTTGCCCCTTTTTTGCTCGTACTACTTTTCGTAACTAACAACATACCGTCGAGGAAAACAAAAGGCAATTTGTAATTAGGCTATTCCAAGCCGAACTTCACCGCGAACGGATTTTGAACAACGGGTTGAAGAAATAAACAGCTGCGTTGCGGCGACTCCTCGTGGACCAGCGCGTCTGTTGTAGGTTTTGTCGCATTACCATAGGATAATCATTCATGGGGGCTGATACAATGAATTTGcacacctggccatgtccttacgTTCGCTAGAAGGAAggaaatgttagttgaatacctacttaagaagaTACGGGGAGCCAACGCAATCTCCAGGTATTACGTATTACGAATGTTAAATTTTGTTAGTAGGGCAGGACAAAGGGGAGTGGATTTGGGATGACTCATGTGCGTATAtagtgtatttatttgattttcgtATATTGGTGTATTATGCTGGGTGGGTCTCACCAGTTTGTTTATCGCAATGTTTTTGTGAAGAGGACAACTTCACAAAACCGTATATTTTGCAAAAGCCTGCTATATTCATTACAAATTATTATCAGTCGATTGAAATTAACGCAGAGTACAATagatgcaatatttttttaattttattggaaATACGTCTTGTGTTAACTTATAATATATCAGCTGTATGAGTAAAACGTCCTAATTCCTTCGTTTTTCTTTGatcttttttgtatattttcaaTTACTTTCCCGTTATATTCCTAAGGTTACATCGATAATAAGCATGATGATGACATGCTTCGAGTGGATATGGATGAGACCATTGTACAAACAAAACGTGTATCGATTGCTCCTCCCAGAGTCAGTATTGTTCCAACGTCGGCTAGCTCCAGCAGAAAATCTGTTTTCCCTCTAAAAGCAAACATGTCAATGATTAGCGAAGAGAAGCACGAAGAACAAATCAGTATTGCGGATAATAGAGAGTCTACCCCGACGAAGAATACTTCATTGGAGGGAGACGCCAAGTATACCGGAGCGATAAAAAAATCGGACCTATACAAACGACGATCTGAAGAATCACCGTCAGTAAAAGTAGccccgaaaaaaaaatcacttgatGATCCAGAAGCAGAAAAACAAGTTGAGCCAGAATCTGATTTTATCGTTCCAACAGTAAAGCCCAAATCGAAAGTAATCATACCAATTTTTGTGGATGATGACGAGCCAATAGGCAAGGAATCCAATAATTTTTACCCTAATGAATCCTGTTCTACGCAAATGTTCAACATGTTTGTAAAAAGTCAAAGTACACCATTAGCACTCAAAAACGCATCAACAAGACAATCAGAAGTTGTCTTGCAGCGCCAATGTCTATTATTAGACGACCACTATGATCAGAAGGACGAAAATCTTGCACAAATGCAGCAGCTTAAAATTATCGAGGAAAATACCGAAACAGAGTCGCTAACTCCTACTAACTCAAACAGCACTCAAGCTCCTAAACAGCTTTCAACGATCATGGAGCGAACTGAAACAAGTACAATATCTGGCACTTGTAGTACAAAATCGTCGGTATCTTCGCCTCCTCAAGGTGACATAATGTCCGAAATGGCGGCATATGAACTAGAAGGAATGAATAGTAACAATGATgttattatgaaaaaagtcgTACAGAACTTCAGTGCAACGCCGATGGAGATTCCTTCCAAAAGCAAAATGGACGGAGAAACATTTAAAATGCCGGATGTGTTGGTGAAAGACGACCAATTCGAGGTATTCGAAGAGGCTTGTGCACCGCCCCCATTTATGGTCAGCCCCTTTGTTATTCATATTGACAGTACCGAAACAATGGCGAATATACCTCTTGTATCCAAGAATGCTTTGCCCACAAAACTGGAACCTGAGATAGTTGAAGAGAAAGAGAACAAAGAGGCGGGTCACGATACAACGAATGCAAATATGCTTTTTCAAGTGCAAGAGGAAACGACGGCAACATCTACTAATCTTTTGCGCAAAAATATTTCTCATCTTCCTCAGCGTGAAGCAGGAGTTAATTCAATTATGTCATTTAGAATGACAACAGAACGTACGAACACTGTGCCTCTGCCACTGGTTAAACAAACGGAAACAGCCAAACCGACAGCACTATTCCAAAAATCTAAAGCGGATGACTCTTTGTTCGAGCTACTTGCTAGGACACCATCGCCCAAAGGTGCTAAACATGCTCCAATGGTCCCAACGGACATAAACACCGAACAAGttaaaaatgcatctttctttgatttggccgattttcaaaaaactccTCAAAAGAAATCTATAAAGACTGAACCCACACAAGTGTCGGCATTCATACCTGCTGGCAGTGCACCTAAGCCAATCATCATTAAAAGCGTCATGGGTGCTATCAATTTGGCGGATTTTCCGTCTCCCGAACACCGACGTTCGACAGAGGATATGAACACcgaaatattttcattaaatatGAACAACATCAAGAACTCTACACTGTTGCCTGGAAGATTCGCAGAATTTGATGCGTCAGAAAAAGCAGTTGCAGATATCAGTTCTGGTCAAAGAAAGTCACATCGTTTGTTGGATTTACACATTAGTATGGATGAGGTGGAtatcaaacaaataaatttaaacacGCAAAAAACTACAGACGTTTTTAAAATTCCGGCCCCGTTAGTTAAATCTCCCCCAATTATTGAACTGGATGATTGTGATAGTGATGATCTAGGTAAAAGCATCTACGTTAGAAGGCAACCGACACCGGTTGAAGTGAATCAAAAATGGGATGAAATTGACGAACACTTCAATCCTGCTAACAACGAGTACATGAAGAAAGAGGTGGACCTAGATGGAACAATGCAATTTATTTACCATCAGACTCAAGCTGGTGAAGTAGACCCGTTCGATCCGAAGCTACATGAAGCTTTTTTGGAAAAGATAAATTTCATGAGCTATATTGAAGAATTACCCACATGTTCCTTAGTCAACAAAGTCCAACCACTGTCCAAGGGAATGGTAGAAACGGTACGAGATACAAAGTTTTCTGTAATGAAAAAAATCGGCGAGGGTACATTTGGAACCGTTTACTGGTAAGATCAAAGTATATATAAAAACTATAACTTGCATTCACAGGGTCTTGTTTTTTCAGCGGAAAAAATATATCCAACGGCGAATTGGTAGCACTGAAACAGGAACGACCTGCTAATCTTTGGGAGTACTATATTTGTCTGGAACTCAGAAGTCGAATCAACTATGATGATATCGTAAGTATTACAGATTTtcccaattttaaaaatttgaaatttaaaaaaaaaaaacgaaaagaatAGATAAATTCTTAGTAGGACAATTCTCGATAAAATACAGCAGCTACCACCCCCGAGGAGGACCACCTGGCAGTCGTGGGAAACTGAGACAGTAGTTGTCGTTGATCTTACGTTTACCAtaaagttgcaagtttttatttttatttccctAGCGTGGTATGATATTGTACCTTGACATGGTCTGGGGGCTTTTTCACTAAAGCAGTATTAACACTCGGAATGCCAGTGGgtcaaaaaaatgggaacgcgtTTTTTGACCAGCCATATCTCCGCTTTTacttaatcgattttaaatcccTTTTCACCACTAGAAAGGTATGTTAATACGTCGCCCAAAAAAGGTAGTAAATATAGAAAAAAGAGTAAAACAAAGTCaacgaaaaaaatgggaacgctattttgacttgccatatcttagctgttttttcaccgatttcaaatttttcttcgCCATTGGATAGGTACCTATATGTTTTACATAAACGGTgataagaaaataataaataacaaattTATATATCCAAagttattgtaaaaacagtaactAAAAGTCAGTACTGACAAAATGAGCTTTTTCTCTTCAAACAATCATATCTCGGCAGTTGCTTCTGTAACAAGGTGCTTAAAGCACACAAAGACACAAGGTGCTTAAAGCACAcaaaaatcctgtcaatccaatttttcattggattgtttGCTCTAAAGATATTGCCAAGGTCCGTTCATAAATGATGTCGCGTATTGAAAGTTGGGGAAAAGCCATGAATTAtcgagaaaaacaaaaaatttgaGACGTATTAGTGGAACGGGGTTAATAAAACCAACAATTCCTAGCTTTCAAACAAATTTACAAACGCTAACCCACAggcgcccgtgttcgcgcggtcacgggtcgatcacgtccggaagtctgctCCATGGCCGCACGACTACAGAACCGGAACTATACTCGCGAAGCTGCATACACGCCATCACTCGCGACATACATAggcccacgcgatcgaatacGCTACCAAAATATCGAATACGCgaaagtgatatggaagaacgcagtctcttttagcatctgagTCATActgcgaaaattaagtatcaaattcacggtccgcgcgcgatcatctaagaacacacgcgaatatgcgaatggaaacacggttataacatcaaatttatacatgcgaagttacatgcacgctagcacacgcgacatacaaacgcccacgcgatcgaacacgttaacggacaaacgctcgagcccctcGTGATGATGCACGCGATCGTGACGTCCCTGTGTTTGCACATGTCTGTACCGTACAACAAATATCATTTAGAATCACGACCTGCTGCAATTCATCTCGTTTGCAATTGTAGCGAGTGATTCTGacgttttttcgagagttgttctACTGGAGCGGAAGAGCTCCAGTagaacaactctcgaaaaaacatCCACACACTCTTACGCAATTAATGAGCATCCACGCCAACTCAGACAAGTATGCaccctggactcgaacgctaaaacttACACATTCCACGCACAAACCACCACAGTAGGACTCACAATTAGACATATAAATACAAAATCACACataataattacaggtattcgttTGGCAACCGGgtgaagtacatctcaaacgcagaacttatcatttcaatgaccTATATAACCTAACTAAATATAATATATTTGCAGTATAAAGCTGCGCTGCTCTACACAGACGAAAAGTGCTGCTATTAACCGGTGTTTTATTTCCATTCCGCCCCAACACGGTCATAACTGAGCAATTCACATAGCAAGTTTGTTTATCATGGCAATTCTGCATCTATGTTGAGAGTGACAAGTTTTTTGCTGGACTAAATCACAGATTGCTggtttcgattatttttacaGCGACTTTGTCCAAGATGGTAAATGAAAGGTGGGAGTTTTTATTATGTAACGGTGCGGTTGTAAAATTTTGAGTAGCGCAATCGATTAAAATGAAGCTGCTGAatactcgccatctctatactgccgtgatacgcataacagtctCACCTGCATAGAaaacccatagcaaatgggactgttatgcggatcacggcagtataATATGTTCACCATTTACTGTCAgtatcattccaatcgagcacgagacctgtcaatagTCCTCGTACGATAAAGATTCGAAAAGATTTTCTTCAGATTGTGTACCGAAATCTAGGGACAGATctcttgtgatgcatttttaaaaatcaattaaattaaatatttactttccatcaaaatagaaatttgaaatgcattttgcgtaTGTAGGGTAAGGtagggcaaatccgacctagcaAATGATTTTGGCTGtataatgctcattttacatcgaatCGAGTCGTGTATGTATAtgaaattaaaggttagacatCTGGGCATCTTTCTATGTATATTATTTTATTCGAACCttgggaaaattttgaaatacaagctttttacgaaaaatttcatttttgctgttggTAGGGTAtacccgaccgcctatgtttttggttgatttagtacagatattatccaaattttatggtttttcgatgataaatcaatgaatgttatattattGAATGGTAACATGAATAAAAAGGGGTTTAAATATCAAccttggaatgtcaaaatcacgagcggcacgtaaagatattcccatttgctcGGAGAAATTGCTCAACGAATACCATATTCATCACGTTCTTgtatctttcgtttgtaattatgaaccattgtgcaaaaaaataataaataataacaataaaaatatgtttcaatttgataaacaaacattttcttagcaaaaaagcggtcgggtttaccccattatttagaggtcggatttgccccaccgcgtcatttttcattacgatgcaataaaaaatattatgaaagaagttggactaaattcatctatgcactttgtaggactttaatcaatgAATTTAAATCCgcttatattttttatgcaatcactttaacaatcagtaatatcctgtagtcaatgatgcacaaaaatcaaataaaaagttgtaaaaaaacacttattgtcgtttgagtatctcaatgtagactaataaaatgctgtcatgccaccattatgcttattttcgatgctctacacgacaacattgatattaattCGCGTACTGTTCcagattttcgataacagagggggtcgggtttgcccaacggtcggatttgccccaccttaccctataataAGCCCTGCAACAAactacactaaggttttttttacacgggggatacgtaccgtgtaaaaaaaacccgtgcaaaaagaaccgcgttaattgcgaaatccgtgtaaaaaaaaaccgcgttaattgcgaaatccgtgtaaaaaaaccgcgttaattgcgaaatccgtgtaaaaaaaaccgtgttaattcagaaaaccgtgcaaaaaaaatcgcgttaattccgaaaatcgtgcaaaaaaaaccgcgtttcattcaatgcaaaagacttagacgattttaggaaaagggatgatttcggagttttatcaaaaatgttctaagtccttttgaaggcaaaagacttagacgatttttgaacaggttttttttgcccggattatgcaagtagcacggtttttgctttttccaattccttaggtttttggaaaagtggaaacgaCGGATCTTTTGTCCCGCACTttaacaatatggttgttttcggtacagtgttaacgagtaggcaccaaatatcgatgcctgaggccatttggaataccaagatgacgacttccggtctaacagaattttcaataacccaatcagtatgcatattttccgagcgggcctaatgagcgcatgatagagatcaatgtctgaggccattttgaaatacaacattgagactatcggtttagcgatattctgtataactcacaacatggagtgttttggaactggattgacaaatatgcagttgccagaggtctgagtctaaatatccagcgtaaaacaaaaagatacatttatttttgtatattttgcatttataagataagaaaaatgtgctcatgaatggatttactcgaatttgagttggttcgtctgctagagctcatcgagcGAATCTTCATGCGAGACTCAAAGTCGAATCAAAAGGCTGACATAACcagggggaaataataaaatcaggtcttcgctgtattattaaggggggcgtctggtgtaaagtgctcaaaccgaaagttattttggtttacgattttgaaggcaaggaaacaatgcatcttttatgtaatgttaagctttaaatttgtacgtttattctgtacgaaaaaaatatttgcacggccttattctgcgcggcgtgtgacgtgagacgacgaaactcacctcactttacgtgacttttctcacccgattctgagagtcgactcgggtgaggtgagattcctcattgcggttaaatgggagtctcacgtcacccgaagtcttcagaattgggtgaagtcacgtagagtgaggtgagattagtcgtctcacgtcacacgccgcgcagaatagggtcggcagccacgcagagccacacatacgagcgttccaagagtagacgtccaaccatttccacgtcgaggagcgccgcggctaacacgatgactcttgataaaattgtttgacacaggaaattaagtaaaatttgtaaagcttagacttgtagttactcgatgaacccaaaaaaagttcgagtttaggaaaatggcttcatgtaaaccgaaaaatctcatatttttctgtaaaattcgtgcacttttcttcaaaataatagagagaacaattttttcattctgttttctgtggttcaccgacaggctacacatattgtgcattttcataaaaaaatcaagtcaattctttgattagtttttgagttatcgtgttcaccaatttgaaaaacgcggtttcgaaaaaacgctattaaaggatactccatatcaaattgcatcacggaaaaaatgacgtggaaaacaatccatttggtattttctcttaaaaatttgggtggaagtagtttaaagtgtattgttcacactgtatttttatcgctgtcagtcttaagaaaattgttgccgatagattgaaatctgcgtgtgtcacagcaaatacgcgcgaggaatgcatggctgtttaaaacaaaagaagttcagcgtggtcacctagattgcgggagactattctagaggctcaatactaacaattaagcggataaaaaagaagtcgatttttttgcccactacaccagacgcccccttaagatgaatgagatgtacactaaagcagagatgatgcttatagagatgcgcgaagactgaagtcaaaagttccaatcgaacccaaaacaacggttccaaactagcaatgtaaacaaatatggcggatttaggaagtaatgcgtggggagtatcgagattgaaatgaaaagaaatgcatgtctgcatcctgcatcctcgaaacattttttctagtgcaacgaaaaacatgtagacaggctcagtaacgtaaatcaatgcgtttccaagttacatgattgagtattgtgggaaatatttcaaaaaaggaattcgccaagcattcattaaaactacaagtcactcgctgtttacacaatattcctggttgccaaaactagcagacaaataatttgtaaaaccgtgcagccaaatttattgtttttctcgccgcgtgtctttatatttaaaacatcgtcttggcactaaaatagaagtcaccatcttagatgaaaacatgacttccggaattgacatccggtatctattcattaacgctattacaaaaattctcacattgttgtggtaattgaaaattttactaaaccgaagtagccatcttgattttcgaaatggtctcagacattgatatttggcacctactcgtcaatcccgttccaaaaatactcatattgattgggctttggagaattccacagaaccggaagtcgccatcttgaatttcaatatggcaccagacatcgatatctagcgtctattcgtcaattccattccaaaaatacccatattgattcgattttagagaattccaatgaacctgaagtcgccatcttggttttccaaatggcctctgacactgatctctatcatgcgctctattaggcccgctctgaaaatatgcatgcTGATTTGGTTAtggagaattccactgaaccggaagtcgccttcttggtttttaaaatggccttaaacatcgatatctgacgtccactgatcaatcccgttccacaaatatccatattgatggggtttcagagaattacactgaaccggaagtcgccatcttggttttctaaatggcctcagacatgaacatttagcatctactcgttaatgctgttccaaaagcaatcacttccacttttccaaaaatcttcgaaattctttgcattcaaaatggaaaagcagaaaccgtgtaaatttcaaaatccgtgcaaaaagaacttggtcaaaaaccgtctaagtcttttgccttcataaggatttttgctaaaaccgtgttaattgcgaaatccgcgcaaaaagaattgatcaaaaatcgtctaagttttttgcctccaaaaggacttagaacccgtgcaaaaaaaattgttgagaaatcgtctaagtcttttgcctttaaaaggacttagaatatttttgcgaaaaaccgtgttaattgcgaaaaccgtgtaaaaaaagccgtgtaaaaaaaccgtgcaaaaaaaaccgtgtaaaaaaaaccttagtgtatatCCAACGAAGTATCGAACGAAGTAGATCAGCGAAagaagacgcttgttgaacaaaTGTTTCGGCGAAAGAGTGAAAAGtagatgcaaaaatgaaaataaaaagcaaaaatgttttttcaaatttgttatagggtgaagtgcctattttcaccatactaaggagggcgcctcattgattcattaattactcggcgtataatcaatggaatgcgtacaaattggcatcaacagctttgctttgttgttaagtaccaagataataacatacatgcgctgaaaacagtgaaattctcgtgtttgagcgcaacgaaaacacgaatcgagtgcccctattgttgcgctaccatttgactcaatgcgttaaacaaagatggcagacactgccctaaccaacggcttcaaatgggtagcgtgataatagaaacataacgataatgggctcatcaccctacattcCTAAAGTGATCTGCCCGTACACCGAAACACATGTGTACGAGCTTCTTGTTTATAATACTGAAACGCAGATGGACTTcctttttttgtaatataatgcGAGAAGgttttcttaaaattgttgcaaCGGCTGCTTTTCTCggcaaagtcaatttttgtaaacagttaaaaaacaaattattgCAACCACTCCCAGGTAATTTGGCCACTGTAAGTGATGTATCCTTCATCACACCTAGAAATAATGAAAATCTATAATTACATTGCTGCtttcaatattaaaaattaccATGCCCTCTG encodes:
- the LOC131683344 gene encoding uncharacterized protein LOC131683344, whose protein sequence is MEDLEKTKENIQPLRGGRNVEKLEIALTSESQTHEERRIFEEKIEKYEGSDPLQQWYEYISWIEQTSLASGKHAETNEILKRCIAKFECDEKYQQDHRFLKLCMKYIDTQTLPQELYQEMYDRGIGTLCAELYIGWAYYYDAQDNFSQAEAIYQKGFDAGATPREDLLQAHKQFGFSMSQRLLHKDESSKIMFKTSFAERRHALTSLKAHKKKHVGSVRTGLAVKSYNPVVVTQEHNSNNSSVPVTGVAVYAGPSEDSVSGNQSIVQSLVNVKRDRENIREPGPWSNAKSNRKRGPLFGAHHDPLFKISEDSIDHQPIPVIVNNLSSGIQLESNHKRQSYPQKPFDISACDDDKPSGFPVYDKISLYCRAPAQDFSPEELHGYHHFKRRGIQNNMTEFYESIWGNGGFNGIRLHPYHVREFKFNPVDDLKTESPVLDSSALQIKTRLKELYAHFEEQSMEELGLQKWKDGKIKRYIDNKHDDDMLRVDMDETIVQTKRVSIAPPRVSIVPTSASSSRKSVFPLKANMSMISEEKHEEQISIADNRESTPTKNTSLEGDAKYTGAIKKSDLYKRRSEESPSVKVAPKKKSLDDPEAEKQVEPESDFIVPTVKPKSKVIIPIFVDDDEPIGKESNNFYPNESCSTQMFNMFVKSQSTPLALKNASTRQSEVVLQRQCLLLDDHYDQKDENLAQMQQLKIIEENTETESLTPTNSNSTQAPKQLSTIMERTETSTISGTCSTKSSVSSPPQGDIMSEMAAYELEGMNSNNDVIMKKVVQNFSATPMEIPSKSKMDGETFKMPDVLVKDDQFEVFEEACAPPPFMVSPFVIHIDSTETMANIPLVSKNALPTKLEPEIVEEKENKEAGHDTTNANMLFQVQEETTATSTNLLRKNISHLPQREAGVNSIMSFRMTTERTNTVPLPLVKQTETAKPTALFQKSKADDSLFELLARTPSPKGAKHAPMVPTDINTEQVKNASFFDLADFQKTPQKKSIKTEPTQVSAFIPAGSAPKPIIIKSVMGAINLADFPSPEHRRSTEDMNTEIFSLNMNNIKNSTLLPGRFAEFDASEKAVADISSGQRKSHRLLDLHISMDEVDIKQINLNTQKTTDVFKIPAPLVKSPPIIELDDCDSDDLGKSIYVRRQPTPVEVNQKWDEIDEHFNPANNEYMKKEVDLDGTMQFIYHQTQAGEVDPFDPKLHEAFLEKINFMSYIEELPTCSLVNKVQPLSKGMVETVRDTKFSVMKKIGEGTFGTVYCGKNISNGELVALKQERPANLWEYYICLELRSRINYDDILPGLMSVDYAIVGNNASILISPFSRYGNILDVCNTVKRVTNKNLDEFITMIITSQILSIIDHLHSCMIIHADIKPDNFLLMTPISLESRIPCVQLIDFGVSIDLKLFAKGTTFTKVVTTECFTCIEMLDKRPWTYQPDLFGVAGTTHVMLFGRYMEVQKDIIHWNIKARMPRYFRKNVWDNYFTTLLNIRDCNEMPNLQALRSMFLAEIEENDRYIRDKLSEFNQALLSA